Genomic window (Fodinibius sp. Rm-B-1B1-1):
CTTACTTACTTCTGTGACCTCTTCTTCCGATACCTCAAGCAACTTCATCATATTTGCAATAATCTGCTCTATATTCCCCTCTTCTGCTAAAAACTGGTGATTCTCCTCTGGAATAATCTCTGGGATGCCAGAATGAAACGTGCTAATACACGGCAATCCTGCCGCCTGCGCTTCCACCAATACCGTGGGCGTGCCCTCTTTGTCTCCACTGGCAGCCGTCTTGCTATTCAACACAAAAGCATCTGCTTTTTGTAGTTGCTCTACAACCTTTGAATGCGGCAACCGTCCCAATAATTGAACGTGATCCTGTAAATTATTACGCTGAATATACTCCTCTAATTCTTGGCGCAAATCCCCATCCCCAATAATATTAAGCTGTAGCACTCGATCACTTCGATCCAACACTTCTTTAAAAGCTTGCAACGTATCCAAATGACCTTTTTTCTCCGCCAGTCGACCAATACTCAAAAACTTGGTCATTGGATATGAGGGGCTTCGATATGTAATATTATCAACCCGAGTTCCCAAATGAACGACTTTTACCTGATCTTCAGCAAAACCGATGTCAAGTGCCCGCCCTTTCATTTCCTCCGATAAAACCGTCACATAATCCGCTACTTCAGAAAGGTCGCGATAGGCTTTCTGCCAATAATCCTGATTAATAATTTCAGAGATATCATAGCCGTAAAAAGTGACGATTAATGGAATATTAAGTTCTTTGGCAACGGGAGCTAAGAGTACCCCCATGGGACCAAAATGCGCATGTAGTACATCCGGCTTTTTATCCAAAAAAAGTTTTGTTAGCCTTTTACGATATACTGGCCAAGCCGAGGTTTCTGTGTCTCTGCCCAACAGGATATCGCGAGCTATATTCCAGATTCTTCCCACATTCCACCATGGCAACGATACGGTAGTCACCGGCTCAAAAGGACGCTCTTGCTCATTCAAATGGTGAAACGTGAGTACTTCCACATCCACCTCCTGACTTTGAAGGCTGGTCACATAATCATAAATAAACGTCTCGGAAAGCTTCGAGAACGAATGGACAAAGTGAATAGAACGCATCTACAAAACATTAGTTTCGAATTTTACCGGCTCTAAAACTACAGCTTTTGCTCCGTTATATTGAAATTATTTTGACCAAGAATATTATTAACTTCCCCCTCTTTTAAAACAAAGCATAGTCGTCTTGGGAATTATTATCAGCCAGAGCATTCGAAATACGATTCTGTCGTATTTGGGCGTTGCGCTGGGATTTGTCATTACTATATGGATGTATCCCAACATACTGGAGCCTGAACAGTATGGGCTGACTCGCGTGCTGCTTTCGCTGGCAATGGTTTCTACACAGCTGGCCAGCCTGGGGACCCAAAATACAATCATCCGATACTTCCCATTATTCAGAGATAAAGAGAACAAGCATCACGGTTCTTTTTTCCTTGCCCTTGCCGTACCGCTTGTCGGGATGCTGCTGCTAACAATTATCCTCTATGTCTTTCAGCCCGAAATCATCCAGTATTTTATTGAGCGCTCGGCACTGCTTGTAGATTACTACTGGTTAATTCTCCCCCTTGCTTTCTTCATCCTGTTTTTTCACGTGCTTTCGGCATATGTGCGCGCACTGTACGATACGGTAATGGCTTCCTTCCTGATGAATGTGATCATACGTGTTTTGGCAGCAAGTATCCTTATTCTCTACTTTTTTGACTGGATCACCTTCCAGCAGTTCATCATCGCATTTGTAGGCACCTATGGAATCATTATGCTCTGGATGCTTGCCTTTACGCTCAGGCGATTCGAGGTCAATCTAAAACCCGACTTCCAGTTTCTACGTACATCGCTGCTCAAAAATATGGGTAATTACAGTCTCTTTGCTTTCTTTGGGGGCGTAGCTTCTATTTTGGTTAATAATATTGACATCATCATGCTCAGTTCGCTGGCTGGATTGAGCGATACCGGAATTTATGCCATTGCGTTTTATATTGGGTCCGCCATCACCATCCCGCGAAAATCCATTTACCAGATCTCATCTCCCGTCATTTCTGACGCCTTTAAAAACAAGAATTTAAGCCTCATTGAAAGGGTATACCACCAGTCATCGCTCAATCTTATCATTGCGGGCGGACTCGTTTTCTGCGGCGTTATTGCCAACATCGACAACCTGATGAACCTCTTACCGCCCGAATATGCCGGGGGAGCACTGGTTATTATCGTAATCGCCTCGGCCAATGTTTTTGATATGGCAACGGGTGTAAATGGTGCCATCATCTTAAATTCCAAATACTATCGGTTCGATTTCTATTCCACCCTTGTCCTGATTTTCATTACTGTACTCCTCAACTATTTGCTCATTCCTGTTTATGGGATTTTGGGAGCAGCCATCGGCACTGCATCAGCCATTATTCTATATAACCTGCTTAAAATTTCCTACGTATGGATTCGGTTTTCTATGCAACCATTTGAGTGGAAAATGCTTCACGTTTTAGGCATTGGCGGCATAACACTTTTGATCGTTTTTCAACTGCCCGTAATGGGCAACGTTTATGCTGATATTGTGCTACGCTCAACCATCATTACCCTGCTTTATGGAATACCGATTTGGATGTTAAATATATCCGAAGAAATT
Coding sequences:
- a CDS encoding glycosyltransferase encodes the protein MRSIHFVHSFSKLSETFIYDYVTSLQSQEVDVEVLTFHHLNEQERPFEPVTTVSLPWWNVGRIWNIARDILLGRDTETSAWPVYRKRLTKLFLDKKPDVLHAHFGPMGVLLAPVAKELNIPLIVTFYGYDISEIINQDYWQKAYRDLSEVADYVTVLSEEMKGRALDIGFAEDQVKVVHLGTRVDNITYRSPSYPMTKFLSIGRLAEKKGHLDTLQAFKEVLDRSDRVLQLNIIGDGDLRQELEEYIQRNNLQDHVQLLGRLPHSKVVEQLQKADAFVLNSKTAASGDKEGTPTVLVEAQAAGLPCISTFHSGIPEIIPEENHQFLAEEGNIEQIIANMMKLLEVSEEEVTEVSKLGRKRVEEAFDVAGEAAKFKQLYQELTS
- a CDS encoding lipopolysaccharide biosynthesis protein; translation: MGIIISQSIRNTILSYLGVALGFVITIWMYPNILEPEQYGLTRVLLSLAMVSTQLASLGTQNTIIRYFPLFRDKENKHHGSFFLALAVPLVGMLLLTIILYVFQPEIIQYFIERSALLVDYYWLILPLAFFILFFHVLSAYVRALYDTVMASFLMNVIIRVLAASILILYFFDWITFQQFIIAFVGTYGIIMLWMLAFTLRRFEVNLKPDFQFLRTSLLKNMGNYSLFAFFGGVASILVNNIDIIMLSSLAGLSDTGIYAIAFYIGSAITIPRKSIYQISSPVISDAFKNKNLSLIERVYHQSSLNLIIAGGLVFCGVIANIDNLMNLLPPEYAGGALVIIVIASANVFDMATGVNGAIILNSKYYRFDFYSTLVLIFITVLLNYLLIPVYGILGAAIGTASAIILYNLLKISYVWIRFSMQPFEWKMLHVLGIGGITLLIVFQLPVMGNVYADIVLRSTIITLLYGIPIWMLNISEEINTLINDSLNRIRKMVGF